One Cohnella candidum genomic region harbors:
- a CDS encoding DegV family protein — translation MSSVALVTDSTADIPRGMRERLGISMVPLKVMFGSESYLDNIELQPAEFYRKLTGSPVLPTTSQPSPADFFDVFKRLTDEGKSVVSVHLSGAFSGTYQSAMIAKSMFEDDADITVIDSKSASYGYGMIVVAAAELAARGASKEEIIAEVHRLRREMRLYFLVDTLEFLQKGGRIGKAAALVGSLLNIKPILTIDDEGVINSADKVRGQKRAMARIAELLQADLGDRPVNLMIALTPGFEENAKDMAALLKERFNVSNYVETEIGPVIGTHAGPGTVGVFVTPA, via the coding sequence ATGTCATCGGTCGCATTGGTTACGGACAGCACGGCCGACATCCCCCGCGGGATGCGCGAACGGCTCGGCATTTCCATGGTTCCGCTCAAGGTCATGTTCGGCAGCGAGAGCTATTTGGACAACATTGAACTCCAGCCGGCCGAGTTCTACCGGAAGCTGACCGGCTCGCCGGTATTGCCGACCACCTCGCAGCCGTCGCCCGCCGACTTTTTCGACGTGTTCAAGCGGTTGACCGACGAAGGAAAATCGGTCGTATCGGTGCACTTATCCGGCGCGTTCAGCGGCACTTATCAATCGGCGATGATCGCCAAATCGATGTTCGAGGACGACGCGGACATCACGGTGATCGACTCCAAGTCGGCCTCCTACGGCTACGGGATGATCGTCGTGGCCGCCGCCGAATTGGCGGCGCGGGGAGCTTCCAAGGAAGAAATCATCGCCGAAGTCCATCGGCTCCGCCGGGAGATGCGCCTCTATTTCTTGGTGGACACGCTGGAATTCCTGCAAAAAGGCGGCCGGATCGGCAAGGCGGCGGCCTTGGTCGGATCGTTGCTCAACATCAAGCCGATTCTCACGATCGACGACGAAGGCGTCATCAATTCCGCCGACAAGGTGAGAGGGCAGAAACGCGCGATGGCGCGGATCGCCGAGCTTCTGCAAGCGGATCTGGGGGACCGCCCCGTCAACCTCATGATCGCGCTGACGCCGGGATTCGAAGAAAACGCGAAGGATATGGCCGCGCTCCTCAAGGAACGGTTTAACGTGAGCAACTACGTGGAAACCGAGATCGGACCCGTGATCGGCACGCACGCCGGGCCGGGAACGGTCGGCGTGTTCGTAACTCCGGCATGA
- the rpmB gene encoding 50S ribosomal protein L28: protein MSRKCFVTGKKPSSGNHVSHANNHNKRSWGVNVQKVRILVNGKPKRVYVSTKALKSGLVTRV from the coding sequence ATGTCTCGCAAATGTTTCGTCACGGGAAAGAAGCCGAGCTCCGGCAATCATGTCTCTCACGCCAACAACCATAACAAGCGCTCTTGGGGCGTCAATGTGCAAAAGGTGCGCATTCTGGTGAACGGCAAACCGAAACGCGTTTATGTCAGCACCAAGGCCCTGAAGTCCGGTCTTGTGACTCGTGTATAA
- a CDS encoding Asp23/Gls24 family envelope stress response protein, with protein MPMQLATENGKIDVADQVIAVIAGSAAMDCYGLVGMASRKGLKDGIAELLGRENLSRGVEVRREGELMHLDLYVIVSYGTKISEVAHNIQSKVKYVLEEVVGLKVDFVNIFVQGVRVIK; from the coding sequence ATGCCGATGCAACTGGCGACGGAAAACGGAAAAATAGACGTAGCTGATCAAGTGATCGCCGTGATCGCCGGTTCGGCGGCGATGGATTGTTATGGACTGGTGGGCATGGCTTCCCGCAAAGGACTGAAGGACGGCATCGCGGAGCTTCTCGGACGGGAAAACCTGTCCCGCGGCGTCGAAGTCCGGCGCGAGGGAGAGCTGATGCATTTGGACTTGTACGTCATCGTCAGCTATGGCACGAAAATATCCGAAGTCGCCCACAACATCCAATCGAAAGTGAAATACGTATTGGAAGAGGTCGTCGGGCTGAAAGTCGATTTCGTCAACATCTTTGTCCAAGGCGTACGCGTCATCAAGTAG
- a CDS encoding DAK2 domain-containing protein, whose translation MSRRSMNGMEWTAMVLAGAERLSANENRINALNVFPVPDGDTGTNMNLTMTAGVAELNHKPSDEVGRAAEVLSKGLLMGARGNSGVILSQLFRGFSRAVAGEREMNVPLFATALQQGVDTAYKAVVKPVEGTILTVAREAARQAAVSARRTADLAEFMKEVLAKASETLDRTPDMLPVLKQVGVVDSGGQGLVCIYEGFLSYITGVPATETPAAGAAYAAPAPRPVQAVPAMPARNASAQAKLETESIDFPYDMEFFIHRPAASGPFAEKSFRQALERDGDSIILIEDGDVVKVHVHSRRPGDVLNFALAHGELTHLHILNMREQHRDLLRPAEAAPSQPAPAAVKPAEGAEALGLEAASGIPAADYTLAGVTASPESEPNPDVYEMAEYGVVAVSVGDGNAELFRSLGVDVVISGGQSMNPSTEDLLGAIHSLSAQTVIVLPNNPNILLAAKQAAELADRPVTVLQTRTLPQGMAAMLAFREDEPEAANVERMTKAYERVLTGSVTQAVRDTQMDGLDIRAGQYIGILDKTIVTTAVTAEDAGRQLLERMLASGGEIVTILTGEDADDGQAERIAAWLGDRYPDAEVEVHEGGQPLYPFLFAVEP comes from the coding sequence TTGAGCAGGCGTTCTATGAACGGAATGGAATGGACGGCCATGGTACTGGCCGGGGCGGAGAGATTGTCCGCCAACGAAAACCGCATCAACGCGCTGAACGTATTCCCGGTACCGGACGGGGACACGGGAACGAACATGAATTTGACAATGACGGCCGGAGTGGCCGAATTAAACCATAAACCTTCCGACGAGGTCGGACGAGCAGCCGAAGTGCTGTCGAAAGGCCTTCTTATGGGCGCCCGAGGGAACTCCGGCGTCATTCTCTCGCAATTGTTCAGGGGGTTCTCCCGCGCCGTGGCGGGTGAACGTGAAATGAACGTGCCCTTGTTCGCAACTGCTTTGCAACAAGGAGTTGATACCGCTTACAAAGCGGTCGTCAAGCCGGTCGAAGGCACGATTCTGACCGTAGCCCGCGAAGCCGCGCGCCAAGCGGCCGTGTCGGCCCGGCGCACGGCGGATTTGGCCGAGTTCATGAAGGAAGTGCTCGCCAAGGCTTCAGAGACGCTGGACCGTACGCCGGATATGCTGCCGGTGCTGAAGCAGGTCGGCGTCGTCGATTCCGGCGGCCAAGGCTTGGTTTGCATTTACGAAGGCTTCTTGTCTTATATAACGGGCGTGCCGGCAACGGAAACGCCGGCGGCAGGCGCTGCTTACGCCGCCCCTGCGCCACGGCCCGTCCAGGCTGTCCCGGCCATGCCCGCTAGAAACGCTTCGGCCCAGGCCAAGCTGGAGACCGAAAGCATCGACTTCCCCTACGACATGGAATTTTTCATTCACCGTCCGGCGGCCTCGGGGCCTTTCGCCGAGAAATCGTTCCGCCAGGCGCTGGAACGCGACGGGGACTCGATCATTCTCATTGAAGACGGCGACGTCGTGAAGGTTCACGTGCACAGCCGCCGTCCGGGCGATGTCCTGAATTTCGCGTTGGCCCACGGCGAATTGACTCATTTGCATATTCTGAACATGCGCGAACAGCACCGCGACCTGCTGCGTCCCGCGGAGGCGGCGCCTTCGCAGCCGGCACCCGCGGCGGTCAAGCCGGCTGAGGGCGCGGAAGCGCTCGGGCTCGAGGCGGCTTCCGGCATTCCGGCGGCGGACTATACCCTTGCGGGCGTCACCGCTTCCCCGGAAAGCGAACCGAATCCGGACGTTTACGAAATGGCGGAATACGGCGTCGTCGCGGTCAGCGTCGGCGACGGCAACGCGGAATTGTTCCGCAGCCTCGGCGTGGACGTCGTCATCTCCGGCGGACAAAGCATGAACCCGAGCACGGAAGACCTGCTCGGCGCCATTCACTCGCTGTCCGCCCAGACGGTCATCGTGCTGCCCAACAACCCGAACATCCTGCTCGCGGCCAAACAGGCGGCCGAGCTCGCGGACCGTCCGGTCACGGTGCTTCAGACCCGCACGCTCCCGCAAGGCATGGCGGCGATGCTCGCGTTCCGGGAAGACGAGCCGGAAGCCGCGAACGTCGAACGCATGACCAAAGCGTACGAACGCGTGCTGACCGGATCGGTGACGCAAGCCGTTCGCGATACGCAAATGGACGGACTCGACATCCGCGCCGGGCAATACATCGGCATTTTGGACAAAACGATCGTCACGACGGCGGTTACGGCCGAAGACGCCGGACGCCAGCTGCTGGAGCGGATGCTCGCTTCCGGCGGGGAAATCGTGACCATCCTGACCGGCGAGGACGCGGACGACGGCCAAGCGGAGCGGATCGCGGCTTGGCTCGGCGACCGGTATCCGGATGCCGAGGTTGAAGTGCACGAGGGCGGACAGCCGTTGTATCCGTTCTTGTTTGCGGTAGAACCTTAA
- the spoVM gene encoding stage V sporulation protein SpoVM, whose protein sequence is MKFYTIKLPKFLGGFVKALLNTFQKN, encoded by the coding sequence ATGAAGTTTTATACCATCAAGCTGCCGAAATTTCTGGGCGGCTTCGTCAAAGCGCTTCTGAACACGTTCCAGAAAAATTGA
- a CDS encoding stage VI sporulation protein F: MSASWQNFGIQPQLVERVKLKLKNPVIRDRIKGLLEGVTKYDLQDRVKVRQLVRNASRILNEPLTDVQEEQIVAFILAQKIDPQNTLHLIKLWAMFR; encoded by the coding sequence ATGAGCGCAAGCTGGCAGAACTTCGGCATCCAGCCTCAACTGGTGGAGCGCGTCAAACTGAAATTGAAAAACCCGGTCATCAGGGACCGGATCAAGGGGCTGCTGGAAGGGGTCACGAAGTACGACCTTCAGGATCGGGTCAAAGTGCGCCAATTGGTGAGGAACGCCTCGCGCATTTTAAACGAGCCGCTCACGGACGTTCAGGAAGAGCAGATCGTCGCTTTCATACTCGCGCAGAAGATCGACCCGCAGAACACCTTGCATCTGATCAAACTGTGGGCGATGTTCCGATAA
- a CDS encoding MFS transporter, whose protein sequence is MLLSKIIAIVLGFQVMLNMTRPLISLYGTGLGADTFQIGLLTATYAFFPLVLAIPLGRLADRIGDRIPVVAGTLGITAGIGLPFVWDSLPSLYLSQAIVGVTQILMNISLQNIIGNAATKDNRDHYFSMFSMAVSIGGVLGPVAGGYMAERASFPFAFLVAACVGLMPIAISFFLPATVRGRGTGGAPDGSTLALLKMPVLRKALFSSALVLYSRDVFVAYFPLLGQQYGLSASQTGWIITVQGIAMMAIRLFLYRLTRTAGRNEVLLVSILTAGLSFLLVPLTESTVLLALIAVVMGAGLGCGQPLSMTTTYNASPRERTGEVLGLRLATNRLSQMIGPLFFGLLGSWAGLVSVFYVSGIFLVGGAWAARPSRDDEDGREEPKSA, encoded by the coding sequence ATGCTTCTTTCCAAAATCATCGCCATCGTACTCGGTTTCCAAGTGATGCTGAACATGACGCGGCCCTTGATTTCCCTTTACGGGACGGGACTTGGCGCGGACACGTTCCAGATCGGGCTCCTGACGGCGACCTACGCGTTTTTCCCGCTCGTGCTGGCGATCCCTCTCGGAAGGCTGGCCGACCGCATCGGCGACCGCATTCCCGTTGTCGCCGGGACGCTCGGCATCACAGCCGGCATTGGCCTTCCGTTCGTCTGGGACTCCCTCCCTTCGTTGTATCTCTCCCAGGCAATCGTCGGCGTGACGCAAATTTTGATGAACATTTCGCTGCAAAACATCATCGGAAACGCGGCGACGAAAGACAACCGGGACCACTACTTCAGCATGTTCAGCATGGCCGTGTCGATCGGCGGCGTGCTTGGACCGGTAGCCGGAGGGTACATGGCCGAGCGCGCTTCTTTTCCGTTCGCCTTTCTCGTCGCCGCTTGCGTCGGCCTGATGCCGATCGCGATCTCGTTCTTCCTCCCCGCAACCGTTCGCGGACGCGGGACGGGAGGCGCACCTGACGGCAGCACCCTTGCATTGCTCAAAATGCCGGTGCTGCGCAAAGCGCTTTTCTCCAGCGCGCTCGTACTCTATTCCCGCGACGTTTTCGTCGCCTATTTTCCGCTGCTCGGGCAGCAGTACGGCTTGTCCGCATCGCAAACCGGTTGGATTATCACCGTACAAGGGATCGCCATGATGGCGATCCGGCTTTTCCTGTACCGGCTCACGAGAACGGCCGGGCGAAACGAAGTGCTGCTGGTCTCCATCCTGACCGCCGGACTCTCGTTCCTGCTTGTGCCGCTCACGGAATCCACGGTGCTGCTCGCCTTGATCGCCGTCGTCATGGGAGCGGGTCTCGGCTGCGGGCAGCCGCTGTCGATGACCACCACGTACAACGCTTCGCCCCGGGAACGGACCGGCGAGGTGCTCGGGCTTCGGCTGGCGACCAACCGGCTGTCCCAAATGATCGGACCGCTGTTCTTCGGTCTGTTGGGTTCATGGGCGGGGCTCGTCTCCGTTTTCTACGTCAGCGGAATCTTCCTGGTCGGCGGCGCCTGGGCGGCCCGCCCCTCCCGCGATGACGAGGACGGCAGGGAAGAACCGAAATCCGCCTGA
- the recG gene encoding ATP-dependent DNA helicase RecG — translation MMNDLFAIPVERLQGVGSSKAGELHALGISSVGDLIDYYPFRYEDYRIRPFHEVKDGEKITVQGTIASAPVLQRYGRKSRLTVRVTVEGLLLSAVWFNRAFLQEQLAIGREITLTGKWEQRRRQLTVAESEFPDKGTAKTGTLQPVYSVGGGITQAWIRKTIDRALTQYGAMIPELLPAELVSRHDLMPRREAVMRIHRPENSQEGQEARRRMVYEELFLFQMKLQAYRAANRKQPDGLAHRVNNEEIRAFVGGLPFELTDSQKQVINEILADMKRPYVMNRLLQGDVGAGKTVVAAVSLYATVRDGNQGALMVPTEILAEQHARSLAKLFEPHGIQVGLLTGSLTERKRRDIIASLQMGLLDIIVGTHALIQEDVFFRRLGLVVTDEQHRFGVNQRSILRRKGMNPDVLTMTATPIPRTLAITVFGDLDVSTLRERPKGRKPIKTYWVKHEMMDRVLGFIRREADAGRQAFFICPLIEESEKLDVQNAIDLHAQLRQALPDLKIGLLHGRMTPAEKEAAMGTFAAGETHVLVSTTVIEVGVDVPNATLMIVMDAERFGLSQLHQLRGRVGRGEHQSYCVLIADPKSENGQERMKAMTDTDDGFEIARRDLELRGPGDFFGTKQSGMPEFRLANLVNDFAVLEQARDDAAELTAKEDFWTSPGYARLRDYLLREARPQGEPLD, via the coding sequence ATGATGAACGATTTATTCGCCATTCCCGTGGAACGGCTACAAGGCGTGGGCTCCTCGAAAGCGGGGGAGCTTCACGCCTTGGGCATTTCATCGGTGGGAGACTTGATCGACTATTATCCGTTCCGTTACGAGGATTACCGGATCCGGCCGTTCCATGAGGTGAAAGACGGGGAAAAAATCACCGTGCAAGGAACGATCGCGTCGGCGCCCGTCCTGCAGCGGTACGGCCGCAAATCGCGGCTGACGGTGAGGGTGACGGTGGAGGGGCTGCTGCTGTCCGCGGTGTGGTTCAACCGGGCGTTTCTGCAGGAGCAGTTGGCTATCGGCCGGGAGATCACGCTGACGGGCAAATGGGAGCAGCGCCGGCGGCAGTTGACCGTAGCCGAATCGGAATTCCCGGACAAGGGAACCGCGAAGACGGGGACGCTGCAGCCGGTTTACTCGGTCGGGGGCGGCATCACGCAGGCTTGGATCCGCAAAACGATCGACCGCGCGTTGACCCAATACGGGGCGATGATTCCCGAGCTTCTGCCGGCGGAGCTGGTGTCCCGACACGATTTGATGCCTCGGCGGGAAGCCGTCATGCGGATCCATCGGCCCGAAAATTCGCAGGAGGGACAGGAAGCGCGGCGCCGCATGGTGTACGAGGAGCTGTTCCTGTTCCAGATGAAACTCCAGGCCTACCGCGCGGCCAACCGCAAGCAGCCGGACGGCTTGGCCCACCGCGTGAACAACGAAGAGATCCGCGCGTTCGTCGGGGGCCTGCCTTTCGAATTGACGGATTCGCAGAAGCAGGTCATCAACGAGATTTTGGCGGATATGAAACGCCCTTACGTGATGAACCGGCTGCTGCAAGGCGACGTAGGCGCCGGCAAAACGGTCGTCGCGGCCGTCTCCTTGTACGCGACCGTGAGGGACGGCAACCAGGGCGCGCTCATGGTGCCGACGGAAATTTTGGCCGAGCAGCATGCCCGCTCTTTGGCCAAGCTGTTCGAGCCGCACGGCATCCAGGTCGGGCTGCTGACGGGCAGCTTGACCGAACGCAAACGGCGGGATATCATCGCGTCCCTGCAGATGGGCTTGCTCGACATCATCGTCGGCACGCACGCCTTGATCCAGGAGGACGTGTTTTTCCGGCGGCTGGGACTGGTCGTTACGGACGAGCAGCACCGCTTCGGCGTAAACCAGCGCAGCATCCTGCGCCGGAAGGGGATGAACCCCGACGTGCTCACGATGACGGCGACGCCGATTCCGCGGACGCTCGCGATCACCGTTTTCGGCGATTTGGACGTATCCACGCTGCGGGAGAGGCCCAAAGGGCGTAAGCCGATTAAGACGTACTGGGTCAAACACGAGATGATGGACCGCGTGCTCGGCTTTATTCGGCGGGAGGCGGACGCGGGGCGGCAGGCTTTCTTCATCTGCCCGCTCATCGAGGAATCGGAGAAGCTGGACGTGCAAAACGCCATCGATCTCCACGCGCAGCTTCGCCAAGCGCTGCCGGATTTGAAGATCGGGCTGCTGCACGGGCGGATGACGCCGGCGGAGAAGGAAGCGGCGATGGGAACGTTCGCGGCGGGCGAGACGCACGTGCTCGTGTCGACGACCGTCATCGAGGTCGGGGTCGACGTGCCGAACGCGACGCTCATGATCGTCATGGACGCGGAGCGGTTCGGCCTGTCCCAGCTGCACCAGCTGCGGGGCCGGGTCGGGCGCGGGGAGCATCAGTCCTATTGCGTGCTGATCGCGGACCCGAAGTCGGAAAACGGGCAGGAGCGCATGAAGGCGATGACCGACACCGACGACGGCTTCGAGATTGCGAGGCGCGATTTGGAGCTGCGGGGGCCCGGCGACTTCTTCGGCACGAAGCAGAGCGGCATGCCGGAGTTCCGCCTGGCGAACCTGGTCAACGACTTCGCCGTGCTGGAGCAGGCGCGGGACGACGCGGCCGAGCTGACGGCGAAGGAAGATTTCTGGACCTCGCCTGGCTACGCGCGGCTGCGCGATTACCTGCTCCGCGAGGCCCGGCCGCAAGGGGAGCCGCTCGACTAG
- the rpe gene encoding ribulose-phosphate 3-epimerase, which yields MLKIAPSILAADFAKLGEEIRSADASGADWIHIDVMDNHFVPNLSFGAPVIQSVRPATRLTFDVHLMTEKPETLFPAMMDAGADRLTVHAEACTHLHRTVHQIRELGLPAGVALNPHTPLSVLDYVLGDVDLILIMTVNPGFGGQSFISGMLPKIRELRGKLNALGRPDVDIQVDGGITDQTAPLVVEAGANVLVAGSYVFGSSDRRSAIASLRG from the coding sequence ATGTTGAAAATAGCTCCATCCATCCTGGCCGCGGACTTCGCGAAGCTGGGTGAAGAAATCCGCAGCGCGGACGCGTCCGGAGCCGATTGGATCCACATCGACGTCATGGACAACCATTTCGTGCCCAATCTGTCGTTCGGAGCGCCCGTGATCCAATCGGTCCGGCCGGCTACCCGGCTGACCTTCGACGTCCATCTGATGACGGAGAAGCCGGAGACGCTTTTCCCCGCGATGATGGATGCCGGCGCCGACAGGCTGACGGTGCATGCCGAAGCTTGCACGCACCTCCATCGAACGGTGCACCAAATCCGTGAATTGGGATTGCCGGCCGGGGTCGCGCTGAACCCGCATACGCCGCTCTCGGTACTGGATTACGTGCTGGGCGACGTGGACCTGATTCTGATCATGACGGTGAATCCCGGCTTCGGAGGACAGTCGTTCATTTCCGGCATGCTGCCGAAAATCCGCGAGCTGCGCGGGAAGCTGAACGCGCTTGGCAGGCCGGACGTCGACATCCAGGTGGACGGAGGCATTACCGATCAAACTGCCCCCCTCGTGGTAGAGGCGGGAGCGAACGTGCTCGTGGCGGGCAGTTATGTATTCGGAAGCTCCGACCGCCGTTCGGCGATCGCTTCCTTAAGAGGATAA
- a CDS encoding response regulator, whose translation MPTDVLTVMIVEDDPIAAKIVEQFAHKTERFRVIATASTGAQATELLEAYTPDLILLDVFLPDMSGIEVLRRTRQSGRSVDFVLITAANDTETVSHAMQGGAFGYIIKPIMIDKFTATLIQYADFRDQLSLQKTMAQEEVDRLFRPADRSLAASKSPHADSPALPKGIDRLTLKSVREQIRKLDKPTGADEFSASTGMSHSTVRRYLEYLVSIGEANVKIVYGTVGRPERKYVWNP comes from the coding sequence ATGCCAACGGACGTACTGACCGTCATGATCGTGGAAGACGATCCCATCGCGGCGAAAATCGTCGAACAGTTCGCCCACAAAACCGAGCGGTTTCGCGTGATCGCCACCGCGAGCACGGGAGCGCAAGCCACGGAGCTGTTGGAGGCTTACACCCCCGATCTGATCCTGCTCGACGTCTTCCTGCCGGATATGTCGGGCATCGAAGTGCTGCGCAGGACCCGGCAATCGGGGCGAAGCGTCGACTTTGTCCTCATCACCGCGGCCAATGACACCGAGACGGTCAGCCATGCCATGCAAGGCGGAGCGTTCGGATACATCATCAAACCGATCATGATCGACAAATTCACGGCGACCTTGATCCAATACGCCGATTTCCGGGATCAGCTTTCCCTTCAAAAGACGATGGCTCAGGAAGAGGTGGACCGGCTGTTCCGGCCTGCCGACCGCTCCCTTGCCGCCTCCAAGAGCCCGCACGCCGACTCGCCGGCTTTGCCCAAAGGGATCGACAGGCTGACGCTCAAGTCGGTGAGGGAACAAATCCGGAAGCTGGACAAGCCGACCGGCGCCGACGAGTTTTCGGCGTCCACCGGCATGAGCCATTCCACCGTCCGCCGATACTTGGAATATCTGGTTTCCATCGGAGAAGCCAACGTCAAAATCGTCTACGGAACCGTCGGGCGTCCGGAGCGCAAATACGTTTGGAATCCGTAG